A genomic region of Zea mays cultivar B73 chromosome 6, Zm-B73-REFERENCE-NAM-5.0, whole genome shotgun sequence contains the following coding sequences:
- the LOC100273619 gene encoding uncharacterized protein LOC100273619, producing MADADAALPTPPPEVVAPEEHPVGAESTVAAPAEVDNKRKLEEVSADAEVKGTSEDAKRPRVDGEPDAATGVEQQIDGSSVNADPAAPEDKAALNVGAAMDGDNDTPAPAPAPDSQAVSDEKPLEAAAEAPQQEGDAATAVQEISRKIEVPNSKVGVVIGKAGETIRNLQISSGAKIQITKDIEADSNALTRPVELVGTPGSVDKAEQLIKSVIAEAEAGGSPALIARGFGSGQPGSEQFEMTVPDNKVGLIIGKGGETIKGMQTKSGARIQLIPQHPPEGVTLTERIVRVTGNKKQIEAAKDLIKQAMNQTFSKHTNQSGGYGPQGYRPQGHGAASQLGPRSQNHGYGYPPRGMPPPQNYNAPYGGYPPQGPSRGGMGWDQRPGPPTHPSYQGGGSDYYKQGSQPYDSQPPSYPPGPGNYNSYGQSQGPNYGQPQYPQHAPQQNYSHGYGDPRYNAPPPNQQYYGQPPMAPQQGYPQQPDPYARPPYSGPGQWTPRGAPAADGSYQAPPSSYGPPSQQPPAYGQTYGAATGPDGYGQQGYPQQGGQVPASYGQSAPAAPGYPQQGTQQGGYAQYPQTQPAYGDQAAQANANYGYQGAPADPNYGSAYPQQPGYGPPGQATGQAGYASSAPAASQPVYGQAGYTQPPTNPPSYDQSAAPAATQSGYAAPPANPQQPAAAKGVSPQPAAAAAAGYGASGQWTA from the exons ATGGCGGACGCTGATGCGGCGCTGCCAACGCCGCCTCCGGAGGTAGTAGCCCCCGAGGAGCATCCCGTGGGCGCCGAATCCACCGTCGCCGCGCCGGCCGAAGTCGATAACAAGCGGAAGCTAGAGGAGGTCAGCGCCGACGCGGAGGTGAAAGGCACCAGCGAGGACGCCAAGCGCCCGCGCGTGGACGGCGAGCCCGACGCCGCAACAG GGGTTGAGCAGCAAATCGATGGGTCCTCCGTGAATGCGGATCCCGCAGCTCCGGAGGATAAGGCTGCTCTTAACGTTGGCGCAGCAATGGATGGTGATAATGACACgcctgctcccgctcccgctccAGACTCGCAGGCGGTTTCTGACGAGAAGCCGCTTGAAGCAGCAGCTGAAGCTCCACAGCAGGAAGGTGATGCAGCAACTGCTGTACAGGAGATTTCTCGTAAGATCGAAGTGCCCAACAGCAAG GTTGGTGTCGTTATTGGAAAAGCTGGTGAGACAATCAGGAACTTGCAAATCAGCTCGGGTGCAAAGATCCAAATCACCAAGGACATCGAAGCGGACTCAAATGCCCTGACTCGGCCGGTTGAACTAGTTGGAACACCTGGCAGCGTTGATAAAGCTGAGCAGCTTATTAAGAGTGTCATAGCTGAG GCTGAGGCTGGTGGTTCCCCTGCCTTAATAGCTAGAGGATTTGGAAGTGGACAGCCTGGATCAGAGCAATTTGAGATGACAGTTCCTGATAACAag GTCGGTCTCATTATCGGAAAAGGTGGTGAGACAATTAAAGGCATGCAGACCAAATCTGGTGCTCGTATTCAG TTAATACCCCAACATCCTCCAGAGGGTGTTACATTGACTGAAAGAATTGTACGTGTTACTGGGAATAAGAAGCAGATTGAAGCTGCAAAGGATTTGATCAAGCAAGCTATGAATCAG ACATTTTCAAAGCATACAAATCAGTCTGGCGGATATGGTCCACAAGGTTACCGACCTCAGGGTCATGGTGCCGCTTCTCAGTTGGGGCCACGCTCTCAGAATCATGGCTATGGATACCCACCTAGAGGTATGCCTCCACCTCAAAACTACAACGCACCCTACGGTGGCTACCCACCGCAGGGACCGTCAAGAGGTGGCATGGGCTGGGACCAGAGGCCGGGCCCACCAACCCATCCTTCGTACCAGGGTGGTGGTTCTGACTACTACAAGCAGGGATCTCAGCCATATGATAGCCAGCCACCCAGCTACCCTCCTGGGCCAGGGAATTACAACAGTTATGGGCAATCCCAGGGCCCTAACTATGGCCAACCTCAGTATCCGCAACATGCACCTCAACAGAACTACAGCCATGgctatggtgatcctagatacaatgcCCCCCCTCCGAACCAGCAGTACTATGGTCAGCCACCGATGGCCCCGCAGCAAGGCTATCCTCAACAGCCAGATCCCTATGCTAGGCCTCCATACAGTGGACCTGGTCAATGGACCCCCAGGGGTGCTCCCGCCGCAGATGGCTCCTACCAGGCGCCACCTTCATCTTATGGGCCACCGTCTCAGCAACCTCCTGCTTATGGGCAAACATATGGTGCAGCAACGGGACCTGATGGGTATGGTCAACAGGGTTACCCACAGCAGGGTGGCCAGGTACCAGCTTCATATGGTCAGAGTGCACCAGCAGCTCCAGGATATCCTCAGCAAGGCACGCAGCAAGGTGGCTATGCACAGTACCCGCAGACCCAACCAGCATATGGTGATCAAGCAGCTCAAGCCAATGCGAACTATGGGTACCAGGGAGCTCCAGCAGATCCCAACTACGGAAGTGCGTACCCACAGCAGCCAGGGTATGGTCCTCCTGGTCAGGCAACTGGTCAGGCTGGTTATGCATCCTCTGCGCCAGCGGCCAGCCAGCCTGTGTATGGCCAGGCTGGATATACCCAGCCACCTACAAATCCTCCAAGTTATGATCAGTCTGCAGCACCAGCGGCGACTCAGAGCGGTTATGCTGCGCCCCCTGCAAATCCACAACAGCCTGCTGCAGCAAAAGGGGTCTCGCCacagcctgctgctgctgctgctgctggataTGGTGCTAGCGGGCAGTGGACGGCATGA